A region of the Sandaracinaceae bacterium genome:
CCCGGCTGCTCCATGTGCATCGCCATGAACGGCGACAACCTCGAGCCCGGGCAGTACGCCGTGAGCACGAGCAACCGCAACTTCGAGGGCCGTCAGGGCAAGGGTGGGCGCACCATCCTCGCCTCGCCGCTCACCGCCGCCGCAGCCGCCGTCACCGGCAAGGTCACGGACGTGCGCGAGCTGCTCGGCTGAGCCGCCGCCCTCCCCTTCCATCGTCACTTCGACCGAAAGCCACAGACCACCATGGCCAAGTTCACGACCCTCGAGTCCCACGTCGTCCCCCTCCCCGCGGAGAACGTCGACACCGACCAGATCATCCCCGCCCGCTTCCTCAAGGTCACCGACAAGGACGGCCTGGGCGCGAG
Encoded here:
- a CDS encoding 3-isopropylmalate dehydratase large subunit (dehydratase component, catalyzes the isomerization between 2-isopropylmalate and 3-isopropylmalate), whose translation is PGCSMCIAMNGDNLEPGQYAVSTSNRNFEGRQGKGGRTILASPLTAAAAAVTGKVTDVRELLG